A window of Nitrospirota bacterium genomic DNA:
TGCCGGGCCAGGCCGACCCGACGCATTCGGCCCCGCTGGTGCTTGACCTGGAGGCGCTGGAACTCAGTTGGGTCGTCATACAGATAGACGGGGCCAGCCCCCACGAGGCCTTGATGCGGCCCGGCGACCGGGTACAATGGAAGGCCTCGGACCGGTTTTCCCTGACCCTGGGCAATGCCGGCGGCGTCCGTGTCTCGCTCAACGGCAAACAACAGGGCCCCTTCGGCCCGCGCGGCCGAGTGGCTCGGGACATCGTGCTCAAACGGCCGTGATGCGTCATTCCTGAAGCATGAAGCGCGAGATGGTTCGACGCTGCATGCGCGACGGTTTTCATGGCGGTTGACGATCCTGCCTCCTCTTCCGTGCAACCGGCGGTCGAATTCCTCCGTTCCCGCTTGCCCGGCCGGCCCTCCGTCGGCATCATCCTCGGGTCCGGGTTGGGGGGCTATGCCGACGAGGCGCAGGCCTTGGCCGCAATTCCTTATCAGGAGATCCCCGGTTTTCCCCGTTGCTCGGTCGAAGGCCACGCGGGGCGTTTGGTCCTCACGGAGCGCGGCGGGGCCTGCGTTGCCATTCTGCAAGGCCGGGTCCATCGCTACGAGGGCTATGCGCTCGATACGGTCATCCGCCCCGTGCGGGTGCTGGCCGCGTTGGGCGTCCAGACGCTGATCGTGACCTGCGCTGCCGGGGCCTTGGATGATGCGCCGCCCGGCACCTGTATGTTGATCGAGGACCATCTCAATCTCATGGGCGATAACCCTCTGATGGGGGCGGCTCCCGGCGGAGGTGGGTTCGGCGGATTCGTCGAAATGGCCGGTGCCTATGACCGGGCCTTGTTGGCCCTGGGCGAGCGGGCGGCCCTGGCTGCAGGCCTGCCGGTTCGGCGGGGTATCCTCGCGGCAGTGACCGGGCCGACCTACGAAACGGGAGCGGAGGCGGCGATGCTCGGGCGGTTGGGGGCTCAGGCGGTCAGCATGTCCACGGTGCCCGAAGTCATCATCGCACGGGCGTTGGGTTTGCGGGTCTTGGGGCTGGCGCTGATCACCAACCAGGCCGGAGCCCCGTTGGACTGCCAGGTCGGGCACCGGCAGGTGGTGGCGATGGCGACCAGCAAGGCGGCGGCGATCGGAATCTGGCTGGATGGGGTGCTGGACGGGTTGTAGCCGGTCCTCGTTCGGCGGCGTGTCGCTTGACAAGCAGGGGGCGCATTGTTATATTTCGCCCGTTTTGCCGGGGCCACAGTCTTCATTCGGACTTGTGGGTGATTCAACAAAAAGGAGGAGTCGAGATGCGGTACGTGTCGAAGTCTCTGGGTCTGTTGACTGCCCTGATGTTTGTCGCCGCCACGGCGGCTGTGGCCGAGGAGCGGGATCCGCTGAAGCCTCGGGTGCCGGCGGATCAGATCGCCGAGGCGAAGGGCTTGAAGAATCCGGTGGCGAATACGCCGGAGAATATCGCCAAGGGGAAGGCGCTGTTCGAGGGCAAGGGCACCTGCTTCAACTGCCATGGCAAGGAAGGCAAGGGCGATGGTCCTGCCGGCGCGATCCTGAACCCGAGCCCGCGGAACTTCACGAACTGCAAGTTCCACAAGAAGCGGAAGGACGGGGAGCTCTTCTGGGTGATCAAGAACGGGAGCGCGGGAACCGGCATGGTGCCTCTGATCCCGGCCGCGATCAACGAAGAAGAAGCCTGGACGATCATCAATTACGAGCGGAGCTTCTGCAAGAAAGACGCTGAATAAGTTTTTCAGCGGGTGTGAGTAGAAGGGCGGAGGGTGATTCCCTCCGCCCTTTTTTTATTCAGGACGGTGGAAAAGACCGCCAGCGGTGCGTTCAGTCGCTCGGCCGCTCAACGTACTTCTCCAATGCGCCTCGATGCCTCGCTCCTTGCGGCCGTAACTGTGGGAGAGGCGTGTCGTGGTGCGCCGGGGTGGGGCGGGTGAGACGGTGGTCTTTTGGATCATCCTGTAGGGCGAAACTATCGCGGGTTGCGACAACAGGATTCAGGGACGAGGGGCGGTTCTGGCCAATGGCAGCGCTGCCGCTTTGCTGGTCGGAGGCAGGGCGGGGAAGACGGCCGGACGTTGATCCTGCTTGAATTGGGACTTGGCCGTGGCCGGGACCGTCTGGCGCACGAAGGTCGCCAGTTCGCCCAGCGTGACCTCGCCGTCATGGTTGGCATCCGCGTCGCCTTTCAGCCCGCGCAGCACGTAATAGGTGAACAGACCGTGCTTAAGCTGGTCCGGTTCGAGGCCGGACTGCAGGCCGGTCGTTCCGATCAACCGCACGAGTGTCCCGCCTCCGACATCCCATTGGGGCGCCTTGGCGTCCTTCCCGAGCCGCAACAGAGCCCCGTCGAAGATCAGCACCACTTGCTGGGCGTTTAACTTTGCCAGGGCGGCCTGCAGGTCCTTGAGCGGATAGAGTCTGGCTCGGGATGTTGTGCTGCCTTCATAGGGGAGCAGGAAGGTCTCGCCGGTGGGGGACACGAGCGCCTGGCCGGCAAAGTAGACGATCACGATGGAATCCGGCGTCAGCCGGGGCGGCAGCCAGTCCAGAATGGCTTCTTCGATATCCGGTCGCAGGGCCTTGCGGTCCTGCAAGACCCGAACGTTGGCGGCCGGCACTCCGCCGATGGTTTTGAAGTACGAGGCGACCAACTCCGCGTCCTGCGCGGCGAATTTCCTGGTCGGGACCGCCGGATCCCGGTAGTCGCCGATTCCGACCGCGAGTAGGTGGGTCTGGGGACGTTGAAAGCCGGCCACGGCGCCGGGCACCTGGTCCACATTCGTAAAGATCATGCCGGCGCCGGCGGCGGCTGCTGCGGCTCCTGCGCCGGCGGCCCGCAAGGCGGTCGTGAAGGACTGGGGCGGGGGGCCGGCGCCGGCTGCGTCCGCGACTGAAACCTGCAACTGGGCCTGCTGCGCCGGCAGCGAGGGAGGAATCGTCGCCACGAATTCGATCGAGCGGGACTCGCCTGGCTGGAGGGGGCCGACCGGCAGGGTCGTGGCCGGAAACTGTCCGAGCAATGCCGGGGTGCCGGTCAAGGTGACCGCCACATCCCGGGTCGGCATCCGTCCCGCGTTGACCAGGTCCACCCGGACTTTCACCCGCTCGCCGCCTTCCAGGATCGAGTTGCTGTTCTCGTCCAGGACCGTGGCTTTAAAGGACAGACCCGTGGGCATTGCCGGAGGCGCGACAGGCGCAACCGGAGCGGGAGCCGGCATCGCCTCCGGCGCGGCTCCTGCAGTCTGGCCGGTCGGCGCGGCGGCATACTGGCCGTCCGGATCCAGAAGGGCCCGAGAGTGTTTGATGAACTGAACCGCGAGGGCCACGGCGCTGTCATGGATCAGGGAATAGGAGTTGGTATACATGCATCGGTGTTGGGTCGGCTCCAGGACGAGCCTGTCCTTCCGTCGGACCGAAAAGTTTTTTTCCGACAGGACTTTGCCGGCCGGATCGCGAAAGACCGTCCCGAGTTCCAAATTCAAATCGGCCGGCAAGCGGTCGTAGATTCCGTCGGTCTGAATTTCCAAGCCGGACTGCAGCAGCCCGATCCGCACAGTCAAATCCGGTGTGGTTCCGGCCGGCGGGGTCTTGGTGTCGAAGTACACCGTTTTGAAGGTCTGATGGGAGGCTTGGAGCAGGGTGGACTCCAAATCTTCCCCCACCCGCAGTTCCTGGGGCGAGTTGCAGGCGTTGGTATATTGCAGCTTGGCCTTGCTCAAGGTGGGGTCGAATTCCAGTTTGATCGTGTGGGGGAGCGGGGGGCCCAGGCTGGGAATGGTGGACCGGGTGAAGGTTTTGGTGACTTTCTCGCAGCCCGCCGAAGCGGCCAGCAGGCACAGGATAAGGGGCAGCAGTGTAGCCATACGGCTGCCGGCCACGGACATTCGGATGGTCCGATGATGGCGGGTCGTTGGGGTGCGCTGCGTCACCGAGTTGAGCCCTCCGGAGAACATGCTCCGCACCGACGTCTAGGATACGACATTCGGCACCGTACCGAAACCCAGACCGAAATGCAACAGGCGATCACGAAGGCGGAGACGCTTGCCTGTCCCCTCCGTCTCGTCTATTCTAGCGGCGACTCATCTAGGCGTACTGGCGGCAAGGTACTTATCCGCCCGTATCTGATCGAAGCGGGCGGCTCAAGCAGGGCTTGTATGTTGGTCCTGGGCCTGTTGAATTTGCGGGATGCGGCGGCGGCGCTGCTCCAGGATGGACACATTCTGGCGGCGGCCGAGGAAGAACGGTTCGTCCGGACCAAGCATGTGACGGCGCTGCCCCTCCAGGCCATCCGCTACTGTTTGCAGGAAGCCGGGGCGAGGCTGGATGATCTCGATGCGATCGCCGTCCCCTGGAAGTACTGGGTCGTGGGGCGACGCGCGGCGCTCGCCCTCGGGGCGATGGTCCGTTCGCCCGCGTTGTTTCGGGTCAAAGGCCGGCGGAGCGCCGAGCGGCTGAGCCACGAATGGACCGAGCAAGTGTTGCTCACGTCCAAACTCCGGGACACGTTCGGGCCCAGCCGGACGAAGCCGGTTTTCCTGGACCATCACCTCTGCCACGCAGCCAGCACCTTTCTCGTCTCTCCCTTCGAGCGGGCCGCCATCCTGGTGGTAGATGGCGCGTCCGAAGCCCACACCTCGATGCTGGGATTGGGCGAGGGCCGTCAGATCACCGCCTTGAAGCGCACCAACTTGCCCCATTCGCTCGGCCAGTTCTATGCCGCGATCACGGCCTATCTCGGATTCACGCCGGATCAGGATGAATACATTGTCATGGGCCTGGCCGCATACGGGGAGCCTCGGTATGCCGAAACGCTGCGCCGACAGATTCTCACGCTCGCGCCGGAGGGAGCGTTCCGCCTCAATACGAGACTGTTGGATTTCCACCTAGCTCGGGTCGGACTTTTCGTGCCCGAGCTGCTTCGTCTCCTGGGGCCGAACCGGAAGGCCGACGAGGAGATCACCCAACGCCATCGCGACGTGGCCGCCAGTGCCCAACTGGTGTTGGAGGAGACCTTGCTGCATCTGGCCCGGTATCTCAAGGACGCGACCGGCGCGGAGAACTTGTGTCTGGCCGGAGGCGTGGCCTTCAACTGCGTCGCGAACAGCCGGCTCCGGCAGGAGGTTGGCTTCCGGCAGGTCTATGTGCAGCCGGCGGCCGGCGATGCAGGTGCGGCGCTTGGCTCCGCCCTCTGGCTTGCCGCCCGCCGCGGCGAGCTGCGCCAGCGGGAGGTGATGACCAGCGCCTACCTCGGGCCTCAGTTCAGCGAAGACGAATGTCGGCAGGCAGTGGAACGAGCCGGGTTGTCCGCTCAAACCTTGGCCGAGGAAGCCCTCTGCGATCGCGTGGCCACGGAACTGGCCCATGGCCGGCTGGTGTTCTGGTTCCAGGGCCGGATGGAATGGGGGCCTCGGGCCTTGGGTAACCGCAGCCTCCTGGCCGATCCCCGCCGGGAGGACATGCGCGAGCTCATCAACAGCAAGGTGAAGTTGAGGCAGCCGTTTCGGCCCTTCGCCCCTTCGGTGCTGGAAGAGCGGGCGGCAGAGTATTTCGAATTGACTGAGTCGTCGCCGTTCATGCTGTTCACCCACAAGGCCCGTCCCGCCGCCAAGGGCGTGATCCCCGCCGTGATCCACGTGGACGGCACGGCGCGCGTCCAAACCGTGGATCGCGAGGCCAACCCGCGCTATCGCAAGTTGATTGAAGCCTTCACGCAAAAAACCGGCGTGCCGGTCCTCCTGAACACCTCCTTCAACGTGAACGAACCCATCGTCTGCACTCCGGACGAGGCGGTGCAGTGCTTCCTCCGGACCGAGGTGGACTGGCTGGTAATGGGGAACTTGCTGGTGAGCAGGCCGGAAGCCGTCAGGCGTGCAACGTGAAGCGTGAGGCGTCGGACAAGCCTCACGCCGACTCTCCCGCCCTCGACGCGCTGCTGCTTTTCTTTCTGCTGAACCTGTCATTGCAACCCTTGGTCGAGCCGGATTTCGGCTGGCACCTGCGGACCGGCCTCGATCTCTTGCAGAACGGCTGGCGGATGCCGGCCACCGATCCCTATTCCCACACCATGCCCGACTGGCCCTGGGTGGACCATGCCTGGCTGACCGACGGGTTCCTGGCGCTGCTCTATCAGGGGATGGGGACTGTTGGTCCCATGGCCGTGATTGGTCTGTTTGCGGCCGTGACCCTGGGCGCCTTCTGGATCGTCGTTGGTCTGGCGCAGGCAAGCCGGACGTTCAAGTTACTGGCCCTCTCCGGTTCGTTGTGGGTGGCGCTGCCGTTCCTGGGCGCAAGAACCCAATTGGTGACCTTGCTGGGCTTGGCCCTGCTGCTCCGCTGGTTCGGTCTGTATCGAGCGGGGAAGCTGGCCCATCTCTGGATGGTGCCTGGGCTGTTCCTCCTCTGGGCCAACCTCCACGGAGGGTTCACGGCCGGGCTCTTTGTCTTGGGACTGTTGCTCGCTGCCTCTGCTGTGGTGCGTGTGGCGAAGGATCGCGGGCTGTCGTTCACCGATCACCTGTATGAGCCGGTCCTGACCTGGCAACAGATCGCTCACCTGGGGTTGGTGATCCTGCTGGCCTTCGGCGCGACCTTTCTCAATCCCTATGGCTGGCATCTCTATGGGGAAATCATCGCCTCGCTGAACGATACCTTCATGATCCAGACCCTGGATGAATGGCATCCGGTCTCGCTGGAGAAGCAAGCGGGCCTGACCTATGTGGTCTACCTGATCGCGTTGGGGTTGGCGGTCCTGGCCGGCTATCGCCGTCTCGAGCCGGTTCGCTGGACCATCCTGTTCGTCTTTCTGGTCTTGTCCTTAAGACATTGGCGCAATGTCCTGTTTTTTCTCCTGCTGAGCCTGCCCCTCTGGGCCGAGCTGTTGGATGGGGCCTGGGGGAAATTCTGTGCGCGGTTCCAGCTGAGTCCTGCCTGGCAGAAGCGGTGTCTGTTCGCTGCCACCCTGGCCGCGGCCCTGTGGGTTGGGTCGCTAGGGAGCGACCATCTCCAGCATGTCGCCCAGTCCGGCCTGGCACCGCAGAGGTTCTTCCGCCGGACCGAATATCCGATCGAAGCGGTCGAATGGATCAAGGGGCATCGTGCACAGCTCGGCCAACGGATGTACAACGATTATGGTCATGGCGGGTTTCTGCTCTGGTGGCTGCCGGGGGAGAAGATATTTATTGATGGCCGCATGCCAGCCTTTCGGATCGGCGACCGGTGGATATTCAAAGACTACATGGTGCTGACGAACAACAACCCGCCGGACTTGGCGGTGCTGGAGAAATATCACGTGGACTGGGCCATCGTGTCGGTCGGCACGCCGCTCAGTCAGGCGCTGGCGAAACAGCCGGACTGGCGCGAAGTCTATCTGGATGCGAAGGTGGCGATTTATGTGAAACGCGGAGAGGCTGGACAGCAGGGCTGAGCCCTGTGATTGCACAACGCACATTGACAGGGATGTTTGCGGTTGGGCGGTAAACCATTAGTTCTTTTGAGCATGGTGTCAAATTAAGTAGGAGGGGTGGCATATGCCTCTGTCTTGTTTAGTTACCTCAAA
This region includes:
- a CDS encoding cytochrome c: MFVAATAAVAEERDPLKPRVPADQIAEAKGLKNPVANTPENIAKGKALFEGKGTCFNCHGKEGKGDGPAGAILNPSPRNFTNCKFHKKRKDGELFWVIKNGSAGTGMVPLIPAAINEEEAWTIINYERSFCKKDAE
- a CDS encoding purine-nucleoside phosphorylase: MAVDDPASSSVQPAVEFLRSRLPGRPSVGIILGSGLGGYADEAQALAAIPYQEIPGFPRCSVEGHAGRLVLTERGGACVAILQGRVHRYEGYALDTVIRPVRVLAALGVQTLIVTCAAGALDDAPPGTCMLIEDHLNLMGDNPLMGAAPGGGGFGGFVEMAGAYDRALLALGERAALAAGLPVRRGILAAVTGPTYETGAEAAMLGRLGAQAVSMSTVPEVIIARALGLRVLGLALITNQAGAPLDCQVGHRQVVAMATSKAAAIGIWLDGVLDGL